The proteins below come from a single Macaca fascicularis isolate 582-1 chromosome 9, T2T-MFA8v1.1 genomic window:
- the LOC102126208 gene encoding small ribosomal subunit protein eS12-like → MAEEGTAAGGVMDVNTALQEVLKTALIHDGLARGIREAAKALDKRQAHLCVLASNCDEPMYVKLVEALCAEHQINLIKVDDNKKLGEWVGLCKIDREGKPRKVVGCSCVVIKDYGKESQAKDVIEEYFKCKK, encoded by the coding sequence ATGGCCGAGGAAGGCACTGCTGCTGGAGGTGTAATGGACGTTAATACTGCTTTACAAGAGGTGCTGAAGACCGCCCTCATCCACGATGGCCTAGCACGTGGAATTCGCGAAGCTGCCAAAGCCTTAGACAAGCGCCAAGCCCATCTTTGTGTGCTTGCATCCAACTGTGATGAGCCTATGTATGTCAAGTTGGTGGAGGCCCTTTGTGCTGAACATCAGATCAACCTAATTAAGGTTGATGACAACAAGAAACTAGGAGAATGGGTAGGCCTCTGTAAAATTGACAGAGAGGGGAAACCCCGTAAAGTGGTTGGTTGCAGTTGTGTAGTAATTAAGGACTATGGAAAGGAGTCTCAGGCCAAGGATGTTATCGAAGAGTACTTCAAAtgcaagaaatga